A part of Rhopalosiphum maidis isolate BTI-1 chromosome 3, ASM367621v3, whole genome shotgun sequence genomic DNA contains:
- the LOC113556118 gene encoding digestive cysteine proteinase 1 isoform X2 produces the protein MTAAVVQLIFGSFLLNSATALLPLPIREYYSSGEPTQPGLPKWSPSYSVEGDIFIPFAEVHEPFSAWYDSDSGNSRIDYYQGMAKTYQLSNKGSFGASLKIVPVTTETETNTLKCLEVNGTDEMHISPQPTLPDLSDFKLVSEHLENGIVVEKWVYIKRVEKTVGKYIMWLYRHNDIAYPLRYQMNGFNSVFLSHFDDYVIVYKHYTPVKPDPSIFNVEALKCESFPGPGVNHIYDFNPMMEFINNYGEYIDSTFEEFKRLHNKTYSNDTVEHFDRKNNFRQNLRYIHSKNRANVGYTLAVNHLADYSNSELKSMCGYRKLSDEEHNGGEPFPYNKTDFQKLPSEIDWRIAGAVTAVKDQSICGSCWSFGTTGAVEGAYFMKHGERKSFSEQALVDCSWGFGNNGCDGGEDFRAYSWIEKHGLPTEAEYGPYLSQDGYCHIANISNNDLTKISGFVNVTTNDEEALKIALVNEGPISIAIYASLKTFAFYSNGVYYDKECRNGPMELNHAVLLVGYGTLDGHPYWLVKNSWSTHWGNAGYILISRKDNNCGVLTSPTYVIM, from the exons ATGACTGCCGCCGTCGTCCAACTGATTTTCGGGTCATTCCTGCTCAATTCGGCCACGGCGTTATTGCCCTTGCCGATCCGCGAGTACTACTCGTCCGGCGAGCCCACACAAC ctgGTTTACCAAAATGGAGTCCGAGTTATTCTGTAGAAGGTGACATATTTATTCCTTTTGCTGAAGTGCATGAGCCGTTTAGTGCTTGGTATGATTCAGACTCTGGAAATAGTCgtattgattattatcaag GAATGGCAAAAACATATCAATTGTCCAATAAAGGTTCTTTTGGTGCATCTCTTAAAATTGTTCCTGTTACTACTGAAACAGAAACAAATACTCTAAAATGTTTAGAAGTGAACGGAACTGATGAAATGCACATTTCTCCTCAACCAACTCTTCCAGACCTAAGCGATTTTAAG TTAGTTAGCGAACATTTAGAAAATGGTATTGTAGTCGAAAAATgggtttatattaaaagagTAGAAAAAACAGTTGGCAAATACATAATGTGGTTATATAGACAC AATGATATTGCTTATCCATTGCGGTATCAAATGAATGGATTTAATTCAGTATTTCTATCACATTTTGATGACTATGTCATCgtatacaaacattatacACCAGTGAAGCCTGATCCAAGTATTTTCAACGTCGAag CATTAAAATGTGAATCTTTCCCTGGACCTGgtgtaaatcatatttatgattttaatcctATGATGGAGTTCATAAATAACTATGGAGAGTATATAGATTCCACGTTTGAGGAATTTAAACGACTTCATAACAAAACTTATTCTAATGATACAGTTGAACATTTTGaccgtaaaaataattttcgccAAAATTTAAg atatattcattcaaaaaatCGAGCTAATGTTGGTTATACACTTGCTGTCAATCATTTGGCTGATTATTCCAATTCAGAACTTAAATCAATGTGtggttatagaaaattaagtgATGAAGAACATAACGGCGGAGAACCTTTCccttataataaaactgattttcaaaaattaccaTCTGAAATTGATTGGAGAATTGCTGGTGCTGTAACTGCTGTTAAAG atCAATCAATTTGTGGTTCTTGTTGGAGTTTTGGTACTACTGGTGCCGTCGAAGGAGCATATTTCATGAAACACGGTGAACGTAAAAGTTTTTCTGAACAG gCCTTAGTAGACTGTAGTTGGGGTTTTGGTAATAATGGATGTGATGGAGGAGAAGATTTCCGTGCTTATTCTTGGATTGAAAAGCATGGCTTACCTACTGAAGCAGAATACGGTCCATACCTTTCTCAG GATGGTTACTGTCATATAGCTAACATATCAAATAACGatcttacaaaaatatcaGGTTTTGTAAATGTAACAACTAATGATGAAGAAGCATTAAAAATCGCTTTAGTCAACGAAG GTCCAATTTCTATAGCCATTTATGCTTCACTAAAAACATTTGCTTTTTATTCAAATGGTGTTTACTACGATAAAGAATGcc GTAATGGTCCAATGGAGTTGAATCATGCCGTGTTGTTGGTGGGTTATGGTACGTTGGATGGGCATCCATACTGGCTAGTAAAAAATTCATGGTCAACTCACTGGGGTAACGCTGGTTACATACTTATTTCTCGTAAAGATAACAATTGTGGTGTTCTCACTAGTCCAacatatgttattatgtag
- the LOC113556118 gene encoding digestive cysteine proteinase 1 isoform X3, producing MTAAVVQLIFGSFLLNSATALLPLPIREYYSSGEPTQPGLPKWSPSYSVEGDIFIPFAEVHEPFSAWYDSDSGNSRIDYYQGMAKTYQLSNKGSFGASLKIVPVTTETETNTLKCLEVNGTDEMHISPQPTLPDLSDFKLVSEHLENGIVVEKWVYIKRVEKTVGKYIMWLYRHNDIAYPLRYQMNGFNSVFLSHFDDYVIVYKHYTPVKPDPSIFNVEALKCESFPGPGVNHIYDFNPMMEFINNYGEYIDSTFEEFKRLHNKTYSNDTVEHFDRKNNFRQNLRYIHSKNRANVGYTLAVNHLADYSNSELKSMCGYRKLSDEEHNGGEPFPYNKTDFQKLPSEIDWRIAGAVTAVKDQSICGSCWSFGTTGAVEGAYFMKHGERKSFSEQALVDCSWGFGNNGCDGGEDFRAYSWIEKHGLPTEAEYGPYLSQDGYCHIANISNNDLTKISGFVNVTTNDEEALKIALVNEGPISIAIYASLKTFAFYSNGVYYDKECRNGPMELNHAVLLVGYGTLDGHPYWLVKNSWSTHWGNAGYILISRKDNNCGVLTSPTYVIM from the exons ATGACTGCCGCCGTCGTCCAACTGATTTTCGGGTCATTCCTGCTCAATTCGGCCACGGCGTTATTGCCCTTGCCGATCCGCGAGTACTACTCGTCCGGCGAGCCCACACAAC ctgGTTTACCAAAATGGAGTCCGAGTTATTCTGTAGAAGGTGACATATTTATTCCTTTTGCTGAAGTGCATGAGCCGTTTAGTGCTTGGTATGATTCAGACTCTGGAAATAGTCgtattgattattatcaag GAATGGCAAAAACATATCAATTGTCCAATAAAGGTTCTTTTGGTGCATCTCTTAAAATTGTTCCTGTTACTACTGAAACAGAAACAAATACTCTAAAATGTTTAGAAGTGAACGGAACTGATGAAATGCACATTTCTCCTCAACCAACTCTTCCAGACCTAAGCGATTTTAAG TTAGTTAGCGAACATTTAGAAAATGGTATTGTAGTCGAAAAATgggtttatattaaaagagTAGAAAAAACAGTTGGCAAATACATAATGTGGTTATATAGACAC AATGATATTGCTTATCCATTGCGGTATCAAATGAATGGATTTAATTCAGTATTTCTATCACATTTTGATGACTATGTCATCgtatacaaacattatacACCAGTGAAGCCTGATCCAAGTATTTTCAACGTCGAag CATTAAAATGTGAATCTTTCCCTGGACCTGgtgtaaatcatatttatgattttaatcctATGATGGAGTTCATAAATAACTATGGAGAGTATATAGATTCCACGTTTGAGGAATTTAAACGACTTCATAACAAAACTTATTCTAATGATACAGTTGAACATTTTGaccgtaaaaataattttcgccAAAATTTAAg atatattcattcaaaaaatCGAGCTAATGTTGGTTATACACTTGCTGTCAATCATTTGGCTGATTATTCCAATTCAGAACTTAAATCAATGTGtggttatagaaaattaagtgATGAAGAACATAACGGCGGAGAACCTTTCccttataataaaactgattttcaaaaattaccaTCTGAAATTGATTGGAGAATTGCTGGTGCTGTAACTGCTGTTAAAG atCAATCAATTTGTGGTTCTTGTTGGAGTTTTGGTACTACTGGTGCCGTCGAAGGAGCATATTTCATGAAACACGGTGAACGTAAAAGTTTTTCTGAACAG gCCTTAGTAGACTGTAGTTGGGGTTTTGGTAATAATGGATGTGATGGAGGAGAAGATTTCCGTGCTTATTCTTGGATTGAAAAGCATGGCTTACCTACTGAAGCAGAATACGGTCCATACCTTTCTCAG GATGGTTACTGTCATATAGCTAACATATCAAATAACGatcttacaaaaatatcaGGTTTTGTAAATGTAACAACTAATGATGAAGAAGCATTAAAAATCGCTTTAGTCAACGAAGGTCCAATTTCTATAGCCATTTATGCTTCACTAAAAACATTTGCTTTTTATTCAAATG GTGTTTACTACGATAAAGAATGcc GTAATGGTCCAATGGAGTTGAATCATGCCGTGTTGTTGGTGGGTTATGGTACGTTGGATGGGCATCCATACTGGCTAGTAAAAAATTCATGGTCAACTCACTGGGGTAACGCTGGTTACATACTTATTTCTCGTAAAGATAACAATTGTGGTGTTCTCACTAGTCCAacatatgttattatgtag
- the LOC113556118 gene encoding digestive cysteine proteinase 1 isoform X1, translating to MTAAVVQLIFGSFLLNSATALLPLPIREYYSSGEPTQPGLPKWSPSYSVEGDIFIPFAEVHEPFSAWYDSDSGNSRIDYYQGMAKTYQLSNKGSFGASLKIVPVTTETETNTLKCLEVNGTDEMHISPQPTLPDLSDFKLVSEHLENGIVVEKWVYIKRVEKTVGKYIMWLYRHNDIAYPLRYQMNGFNSVFLSHFDDYVIVYKHYTPVKPDPSIFNVEALKCESFPGPGVNHIYDFNPMMEFINNYGEYIDSTFEEFKRLHNKTYSNDTVEHFDRKNNFRQNLRYIHSKNRANVGYTLAVNHLADYSNSELKSMCGYRKLSDEEHNGGEPFPYNKTDFQKLPSEIDWRIAGAVTAVKDQSICGSCWSFGTTGAVEGAYFMKHGERKSFSEQALVDCSWGFGNNGCDGGEDFRAYSWIEKHGLPTEAEYGPYLSQDGYCHIANISNNDLTKISGFVNVTTNDEEALKIALVNEGPISIAIYASLKTFAFYSNGVYYDKECRNGPMELNHAVLLVGYGTLDGHPYWLVKNSWSTHWGNAGYILISRKDNNCGVLTSPTYVIM from the exons ATGACTGCCGCCGTCGTCCAACTGATTTTCGGGTCATTCCTGCTCAATTCGGCCACGGCGTTATTGCCCTTGCCGATCCGCGAGTACTACTCGTCCGGCGAGCCCACACAAC ctgGTTTACCAAAATGGAGTCCGAGTTATTCTGTAGAAGGTGACATATTTATTCCTTTTGCTGAAGTGCATGAGCCGTTTAGTGCTTGGTATGATTCAGACTCTGGAAATAGTCgtattgattattatcaag GAATGGCAAAAACATATCAATTGTCCAATAAAGGTTCTTTTGGTGCATCTCTTAAAATTGTTCCTGTTACTACTGAAACAGAAACAAATACTCTAAAATGTTTAGAAGTGAACGGAACTGATGAAATGCACATTTCTCCTCAACCAACTCTTCCAGACCTAAGCGATTTTAAG TTAGTTAGCGAACATTTAGAAAATGGTATTGTAGTCGAAAAATgggtttatattaaaagagTAGAAAAAACAGTTGGCAAATACATAATGTGGTTATATAGACAC AATGATATTGCTTATCCATTGCGGTATCAAATGAATGGATTTAATTCAGTATTTCTATCACATTTTGATGACTATGTCATCgtatacaaacattatacACCAGTGAAGCCTGATCCAAGTATTTTCAACGTCGAag CATTAAAATGTGAATCTTTCCCTGGACCTGgtgtaaatcatatttatgattttaatcctATGATGGAGTTCATAAATAACTATGGAGAGTATATAGATTCCACGTTTGAGGAATTTAAACGACTTCATAACAAAACTTATTCTAATGATACAGTTGAACATTTTGaccgtaaaaataattttcgccAAAATTTAAg atatattcattcaaaaaatCGAGCTAATGTTGGTTATACACTTGCTGTCAATCATTTGGCTGATTATTCCAATTCAGAACTTAAATCAATGTGtggttatagaaaattaagtgATGAAGAACATAACGGCGGAGAACCTTTCccttataataaaactgattttcaaaaattaccaTCTGAAATTGATTGGAGAATTGCTGGTGCTGTAACTGCTGTTAAAG atCAATCAATTTGTGGTTCTTGTTGGAGTTTTGGTACTACTGGTGCCGTCGAAGGAGCATATTTCATGAAACACGGTGAACGTAAAAGTTTTTCTGAACAG gCCTTAGTAGACTGTAGTTGGGGTTTTGGTAATAATGGATGTGATGGAGGAGAAGATTTCCGTGCTTATTCTTGGATTGAAAAGCATGGCTTACCTACTGAAGCAGAATACGGTCCATACCTTTCTCAG GATGGTTACTGTCATATAGCTAACATATCAAATAACGatcttacaaaaatatcaGGTTTTGTAAATGTAACAACTAATGATGAAGAAGCATTAAAAATCGCTTTAGTCAACGAAGGTCCAATTTCTATAGCCATTTATGCTTCACTAAAAACATTTGCTTTTTATTCAAATGGTGTTTACTACGATAAAGAATGcc GTAATGGTCCAATGGAGTTGAATCATGCCGTGTTGTTGGTGGGTTATGGTACGTTGGATGGGCATCCATACTGGCTAGTAAAAAATTCATGGTCAACTCACTGGGGTAACGCTGGTTACATACTTATTTCTCGTAAAGATAACAATTGTGGTGTTCTCACTAGTCCAacatatgttattatgtag